A region of Nitrospinota bacterium DNA encodes the following proteins:
- a CDS encoding HU family DNA-binding protein: MTKAELVSLLANECGITKAKAGQAVDYIVNSIQTTLGGGGRIALAGLGTFGISNRAARMGRNPQTGQPIHIPARRVPTFKAAKALKNAAS, translated from the coding sequence ATGACCAAGGCGGAACTCGTCAGTCTCCTCGCTAATGAGTGCGGCATCACCAAGGCGAAGGCAGGCCAAGCGGTGGATTACATCGTCAACTCCATCCAGACCACTTTGGGTGGAGGGGGAAGAATCGCCCTCGCCGGCCTCGGAACCTTCGGCATCTCTAATCGAGCCGCCAGGATGGGCCGCAACCCTCAAACGGGTCAGCCTATTCACATTCCGGCCCGGCGGGTGCCTACTTTCAAGGCGGCTAAGGCGCTCAAGAACGCTGCCTCATAG
- the bioF gene encoding 8-amino-7-oxononanoate synthase, whose translation MNAEPDTASAPWARALEALERRGRRRRMRIVDLGEDGRWVVDGRPVIHLSSNDYLGLARHPAVLEAAEAALRRWGASASSARLIAGNLEPHREIEEALAAFEGTEAALLYSTGYMANVGVIGAIVGPGDAVYSDELNHASLIDGCRLAGAKLRTYPHADAGALEAMLAEDEEAGRYRRRLLATDGLFSMDGDVAPLASLVDIKERYGCWMLVDEAHATGVLGEGGRGSIEQCGVSGRVEFVVGTLGKSLGSFGAYVAAERDAIDYLVNRSRSFIFTTAPPPPVVAAARAALAVLEAEPERRERLWENIRRMAGGLEAIGAETMGSTTQIFPLLVGGDAEAMAFSDALLEAGLFAQGIRPPTVPKGTARLRLTVTAALGSDEIGRALEIIEKVGRRQGVIR comes from the coding sequence ATGAACGCTGAGCCTGATACCGCCAGCGCGCCCTGGGCCAGGGCCCTAGAGGCGTTAGAGCGTCGGGGCCGCAGGCGCAGGATGCGAATAGTCGATCTTGGAGAGGACGGCCGCTGGGTGGTTGACGGCCGGCCCGTAATCCACCTCTCCAGCAACGACTACCTGGGTCTCGCCCGACACCCGGCCGTGTTGGAGGCTGCCGAGGCGGCCCTTCGCCGCTGGGGGGCCAGCGCGTCATCGGCCCGGCTCATCGCGGGGAACCTCGAGCCTCACCGGGAGATCGAGGAGGCCCTGGCGGCGTTCGAAGGGACCGAGGCGGCCCTGCTATACTCGACGGGCTACATGGCCAACGTCGGGGTCATCGGCGCGATCGTCGGGCCGGGCGATGCGGTTTACTCCGACGAGCTCAACCACGCCTCCCTGATCGATGGCTGTAGGCTGGCGGGAGCAAAGCTACGGACCTATCCCCACGCCGACGCCGGGGCCTTGGAGGCGATGCTGGCTGAAGATGAAGAGGCAGGCCGGTATCGAAGGCGGCTTCTCGCCACCGACGGGCTTTTCAGCATGGATGGAGACGTTGCTCCCCTGGCCTCCCTGGTAGATATAAAGGAGAGGTACGGCTGCTGGATGCTGGTCGACGAGGCCCACGCCACGGGGGTCCTGGGGGAGGGGGGTCGCGGGAGCATCGAGCAGTGCGGGGTGAGCGGCCGGGTGGAGTTCGTCGTGGGCACCCTGGGAAAAAGCCTGGGGAGCTTCGGCGCCTACGTGGCCGCCGAGCGGGACGCCATTGACTACCTGGTAAATCGGTCGAGGAGCTTCATCTTCACCACCGCTCCTCCTCCGCCGGTTGTAGCAGCCGCCCGGGCCGCCCTTGCGGTGCTCGAGGCCGAGCCCGAACGAAGGGAGCGCCTCTGGGAGAACATCCGCCGGATGGCAGGGGGCCTTGAGGCCATAGGCGCCGAGACGATGGGATCCACCACACAGATTTTTCCCCTCCTTGTGGGCGGCGACGCCGAGGCCATGGCCTTCAGCGACGCTCTTTTGGAGGCGGGGCTCTTCGCCCAGGGGATTCGGCCGCCGACGGTGCCCAAGGGGACGGCGCGCCTTCGCCTCACCGTGACGGCGGCTCTGGGGTCGGACGAGATCGGCCGCGCCCTTGAGATTATTGAGAAGGTGGGCAGGCGGCAGGGGGTGATTCGTTGA
- a CDS encoding DUF1957 domain-containing protein has product MTEPMGYFTFVLHAHLPYVVGHGRWPHGMDWLNEAAAETYIPLLNVLYSLVDEGISPGVTMGLTPVLCEQLRDGTFIAEFQEYLVMKMEAAVSDERHFAKIGDAPMLRQASIWRDTYQGLLRDFTERYGLDIVGAFSALQEAGHIEIITSGATHGYLPLLSQDRSIQAQVRQGIRSHERHFGRPPRGMWLPECAYRPGYPWKPPIAGFSDEPYPRKGVEEFLSENGIDYFIIDSHMLKGGRPIGVYLSRFEALKQLWGQFEKSYQPLPEDVTKTAYEPFLVSSSLKSQRPVAVFTRDPETGVQVWSGEAGYPGDGSYLDFHKKRFPGGLRYWKVTGPKTDMADKEVYDNGAVEARIKENASHFVGLVKGVLSKHRSEAGSPGILTAPFDAELLGHWWFEGPRWLYYVLKWLAADPELELTTCGKYLERRPTKTEISIPEGSWGEGGFHWIWLNEWTEWSWRHIYAAEERMMKIAGDYADRTEDSYLQRILKQAARELLLLQASDWQFLISTWSARDYAELRLALHAEDFNRLAAMAESMGSGKGLGEGDEAFLEACEARDKLFPDIDPQWWARLDYPAGEE; this is encoded by the coding sequence GTGACGGAGCCGATGGGGTACTTTACCTTCGTTTTGCACGCCCACCTCCCTTATGTCGTCGGCCACGGCCGTTGGCCTCACGGGATGGACTGGCTCAATGAGGCCGCGGCCGAGACCTACATACCATTGCTCAACGTCCTCTACTCCCTCGTGGATGAGGGCATCTCACCCGGGGTAACCATGGGCCTCACCCCGGTACTCTGTGAACAGCTTCGGGACGGGACCTTCATCGCCGAATTTCAGGAGTATCTGGTGATGAAGATGGAGGCGGCAGTTTCCGACGAGCGGCACTTCGCAAAGATTGGCGATGCCCCCATGTTGCGCCAGGCGTCCATTTGGCGCGATACTTACCAGGGCCTGCTTAGAGACTTCACCGAGCGCTACGGCCTGGATATCGTCGGGGCCTTCTCCGCCCTCCAGGAGGCTGGCCATATTGAGATCATTACGAGTGGGGCCACCCACGGCTACCTTCCGCTCCTAAGCCAGGACCGCTCAATCCAGGCCCAGGTTCGCCAGGGCATTCGGAGCCATGAGCGCCACTTCGGCCGACCGCCCCGGGGGATGTGGTTGCCCGAGTGCGCCTACCGGCCTGGGTACCCCTGGAAACCGCCTATTGCCGGGTTCTCCGATGAGCCGTACCCACGAAAAGGGGTGGAGGAGTTCCTGTCGGAAAACGGCATTGACTATTTCATCATCGATTCCCACATGCTCAAGGGCGGCCGCCCCATTGGCGTCTACCTATCCCGCTTCGAGGCCCTAAAGCAGCTATGGGGCCAGTTTGAGAAGTCTTACCAGCCGCTGCCCGAGGACGTGACGAAGACGGCCTACGAACCCTTCCTCGTCTCATCCAGCCTGAAAAGCCAGAGGCCCGTGGCCGTATTCACTCGTGACCCGGAGACCGGCGTTCAGGTTTGGAGCGGGGAGGCGGGGTACCCGGGTGACGGCAGCTACCTCGATTTCCACAAGAAACGCTTCCCCGGTGGGCTTCGCTATTGGAAGGTCACGGGCCCCAAGACCGACATGGCCGACAAGGAGGTTTACGATAATGGGGCCGTCGAGGCGCGGATTAAGGAAAACGCCTCCCACTTCGTCGGGCTCGTTAAGGGTGTATTATCGAAGCACCGCTCCGAGGCTGGAAGCCCCGGCATCCTTACGGCCCCCTTCGATGCGGAGCTCCTCGGACATTGGTGGTTCGAGGGCCCCCGGTGGCTCTATTATGTCCTTAAGTGGTTGGCTGCCGACCCGGAGCTGGAGCTCACCACCTGCGGGAAATATCTCGAGAGGCGCCCGACGAAAACGGAAATCTCCATCCCCGAGGGTTCGTGGGGCGAGGGAGGCTTCCACTGGATTTGGCTCAACGAGTGGACCGAGTGGAGCTGGAGACACATCTACGCTGCCGAGGAGCGTATGATGAAGATTGCCGGGGATTATGCCGACAGGACCGAGGACTCGTACCTCCAGCGGATTCTCAAGCAGGCCGCCCGCGAGCTGCTTCTCCTCCAGGCCTCCGACTGGCAGTTTCTCATATCCACCTGGAGCGCCAGGGACTACGCTGAGCTTCGGCTCGCCTTGCATGCCGAGGACTTCAATCGTTTGGCCGCGATGGCTGAAAGCATGGGCAGTGGGAAGGGGCTTGGCGAAGGCGATGAGGCGTTTCTGGAAGCTTGTGAGGCGCGAGATAAGCTATTCCCTGACATTGATCCTCAATGGTGGGCCCGCCTGGATTATCCGGCGGGGGAAGAGTAG
- the bioD gene encoding dethiobiotin synthase, with protein sequence MSRGLFVTGTDSGVGKTLVAGGIAAALSARGVDVGVVKPVESGCVRTSNGLFPADAAFLKRMAGAQEPLEAICPVRLEAPLAPAVAAEREGVTISLEELEAAVRAVASGHAFTLCEGAGGLYVPLDDDRGCVIHLIERVAFPVLVVGRLGLGTINHTTLTVRALQVAGASVAGIVLSQTAPVRGQAEETNPGVVEGLTGIPLLGVVPYLEEFSDGQRIERGVLAGVIEEVLDLSMVLM encoded by the coding sequence GTGAGCCGGGGACTTTTTGTCACGGGGACTGATTCGGGGGTCGGAAAGACCCTCGTTGCCGGCGGCATAGCGGCGGCCCTCTCCGCCCGGGGGGTTGATGTGGGAGTGGTGAAGCCCGTCGAGAGCGGCTGCGTTCGGACCTCCAACGGGCTTTTCCCGGCCGACGCCGCCTTCCTCAAGCGGATGGCCGGCGCACAAGAGCCCTTGGAGGCCATCTGCCCTGTGCGGCTTGAGGCTCCCCTCGCCCCCGCCGTGGCAGCGGAGCGCGAAGGGGTGACGATCAGCCTTGAGGAGCTGGAGGCAGCCGTCCGGGCGGTCGCTTCGGGCCATGCCTTCACCCTGTGCGAGGGGGCCGGGGGTCTCTATGTCCCCCTCGACGACGACAGAGGATGCGTCATCCACCTTATCGAGAGAGTCGCATTTCCTGTCCTCGTTGTGGGTCGGCTGGGCCTGGGGACCATCAACCACACGACCCTTACCGTGCGGGCACTCCAGGTCGCCGGAGCGTCGGTGGCCGGAATAGTCCTCTCCCAAACCGCTCCAGTGCGAGGTCAGGCGGAGGAGACGAATCCGGGCGTGGTTGAGGGGTTGACGGGCATTCCCCTCCTGGGCGTTGTTCCCTATCTGGAGGAGTTCAGTGACGGACAACGGATAGAGCGGGGGGTCCTGGCAGGAGTCATCGAAGAGGTGCTCGACCTCAGCATGGTTTTAATGTAA
- the bioA gene encoding adenosylmethionine--8-amino-7-oxononanoate transaminase has translation MSEWAAERPIIIESGEGATLTDIHGVTYLDGVSSLWVTVHGHRHPEIDQAIRDQLDKVAHSTLLGLGNVPAVEFAEALVAEAPPGLTKVFYSDDGSTAVEVALKMAFQYWRRREPESRRTRFVSLRGGYHGDTLGGVSVGGIDLFHAAFRPLLFPTEQIPGPYCYRCELGLTYPECELACAEALGPALERLEGEVAAVIVEPVVQGAAGMVTAPPGHLRKIRELCDAHGTLLICDEVATGFGRTGTIFACEQDGVSPDILCLAKGITGGYLPLAATLVTEEIYEAFLGSYEDQKTFFHGHSYTGNPLGCAAGLASLRILQRPATKGHLKALIERLALGLERIRGLAHVGEVRQRGLMVGIELVRDKESREPYGWEERMGIKTILEARAQGVILRPLGNVIVLMPPVGMTLEQCDRLLEVTEASIQAATEEE, from the coding sequence ATGTCCGAGTGGGCGGCCGAGAGGCCCATTATCATCGAGAGCGGCGAAGGGGCGACCCTGACCGACATCCACGGGGTCACGTACCTCGACGGGGTGAGCTCCCTCTGGGTCACCGTTCACGGCCACCGCCACCCGGAGATCGACCAGGCCATACGCGACCAGCTCGATAAGGTGGCTCACTCCACCCTGCTGGGGTTGGGCAACGTTCCGGCCGTGGAGTTCGCCGAGGCCCTCGTCGCCGAAGCCCCACCGGGCCTCACCAAAGTCTTCTACTCCGACGACGGCTCCACGGCGGTCGAGGTGGCCCTCAAGATGGCTTTTCAGTACTGGCGGCGTCGGGAGCCGGAGAGCCGCCGCACCCGCTTCGTGAGCCTTAGGGGCGGCTACCACGGCGACACCTTGGGGGGGGTGAGCGTGGGTGGCATCGACCTCTTCCATGCGGCCTTCCGCCCGCTGCTTTTTCCCACCGAGCAGATCCCTGGCCCGTACTGTTACCGTTGCGAGCTGGGGCTCACCTACCCGGAGTGTGAGCTCGCATGCGCTGAGGCCTTGGGCCCCGCGCTGGAGCGTCTTGAGGGGGAGGTGGCGGCGGTCATCGTCGAGCCGGTGGTCCAGGGCGCTGCGGGGATGGTCACCGCCCCGCCCGGGCACCTTCGCAAAATTCGTGAGCTCTGTGATGCTCACGGGACCTTGCTCATCTGTGACGAGGTGGCGACGGGGTTCGGCCGCACGGGGACCATCTTTGCCTGCGAGCAAGATGGGGTGAGTCCCGACATCCTTTGTTTGGCCAAGGGTATCACGGGGGGCTACCTTCCCCTCGCCGCGACCCTTGTGACCGAAGAGATTTACGAGGCCTTCCTCGGGTCATATGAGGATCAGAAGACCTTTTTCCACGGCCACTCCTATACGGGCAACCCCTTGGGGTGCGCGGCCGGGCTTGCGAGCCTCAGAATTCTCCAGCGCCCGGCTACAAAGGGTCATCTGAAGGCCCTTATCGAAAGGCTGGCCTTGGGGCTGGAGCGTATCCGGGGGCTGGCCCACGTAGGAGAGGTCCGCCAGCGGGGTCTGATGGTCGGCATCGAGCTGGTCCGAGACAAGGAGAGCCGAGAGCCTTACGGGTGGGAGGAACGGATGGGCATCAAGACCATTCTGGAGGCTCGCGCCCAGGGAGTCATCCTTCGTCCTCTCGGCAACGTAATCGTGCTCATGCCACCCGTGGGTATGACCCTTGAGCAGTGCGACAGGCTCCTTGAGGTGACCGAGGCCTCCATCCAGGCGGCAACAGAGGAGGAATAA